From the genome of Gemmatimonas phototrophica, one region includes:
- a CDS encoding DUF5916 domain-containing protein, whose translation MVTHRLRLVRPAIAASVLLLATLSVVPLSAQPSPSSLQPSPSLPAQWLTAPVTLDGKLNEPVWRTAPVATNFVQRVPRDGSAASQRSEVRIAYDADALYVGVRNFDSAPDSIAQQLGRRDADDLYADWFYVGFDSYGDKRTAFVFGVNPRGVLSDSYTTNDSFENDDESWDAVWNVVARIDSVGWTAEFRIPLSQLRYDVLNGVGAVRPWGLNFSRVIARHGEESFWSPTPANAPGFVSRFGSLVGLDSLRPPSRTEFIPYIRTQLEAQPEGVRNRFVPGQKLAGALGGDARIKLPQSLTLTATINPDFGQVEADPAVVNLSAFEVFFQERRPFFLENADGFGFGTTRTINDNDPPRFFYSRRVGRAPQRQPGGDSVEAVRITTQTPIVGAVKLSGTTPSGWQVGVLNAVTAHEHADVLRRNGQVVREAVEPRSNYHVSRVRRLLRGGNTGVGGFLSDTRRSLGDSVLAIRLPTSATVGGVDWEHAWNNRMYAVSGVWSGSSVTGSREVVQRLQTANYRAFQRPDADHVEFDPTRTRLTGHFGALSVAKLAGQRVLGSLTYEETSPGFEVNDLGFQVRSDVRSLSSALRYRNPFQNRWSREWGASVFQTLGQNFDGERIETRTSVLADATFLNFWSASYRLSYSPETFNDRLLRGGPLALRPTQTLHSLQVESDGRRTLILSANVQQTSDPTGRLTQSASVELDWRPLPQARIRVGPSLESGRTTDQYVQAVSDTLARTTFGRRYVFANVQQREARLNTRVDWTFSPWLSLQLFLQPFASSGEFSRYKEFTTPREFAFAEYGRDRGRFLPTTGSGIAIDPDSDGPARPFVVPMQDFTVRALRGNAVVRWEYRPGSSLFFVWTQQREAELEAANFDIANQVGRAFADPGRHVFLIKYSRWIGR comes from the coding sequence ATGGTTACGCACCGTTTGCGTCTTGTACGCCCGGCGATCGCCGCCTCCGTGCTGCTGCTCGCGACTCTCTCCGTTGTACCGCTTTCCGCGCAGCCGTCGCCGTCGTCCCTGCAGCCGTCGCCGTCGCTCCCGGCGCAGTGGCTTACGGCTCCCGTAACGCTGGACGGCAAGCTCAATGAACCCGTGTGGCGCACGGCGCCGGTGGCCACGAACTTCGTGCAGCGCGTGCCGCGCGATGGCAGTGCCGCTTCGCAGCGGAGTGAGGTCCGCATTGCCTACGATGCCGACGCGCTCTATGTGGGCGTGCGCAACTTCGACAGCGCCCCCGACAGTATTGCGCAACAGTTGGGGCGACGTGATGCCGACGATCTCTATGCCGACTGGTTCTACGTGGGCTTTGACAGCTACGGTGACAAGCGCACGGCGTTTGTTTTCGGGGTGAATCCGCGTGGTGTCTTGAGCGACTCCTATACCACCAACGACAGCTTCGAGAACGACGACGAAAGTTGGGATGCGGTGTGGAATGTGGTGGCGCGCATTGATAGTGTCGGCTGGACCGCCGAGTTTCGCATTCCGCTGTCGCAGTTGCGGTACGATGTGCTGAATGGCGTTGGTGCCGTGCGCCCGTGGGGGCTCAACTTTTCGCGAGTCATTGCGCGGCACGGCGAAGAGTCGTTCTGGTCACCCACACCCGCCAACGCGCCGGGCTTCGTCTCGCGCTTTGGCAGTCTGGTGGGACTGGATTCGCTGCGTCCCCCCTCGCGCACGGAGTTCATTCCGTATATCCGCACCCAGCTCGAAGCACAACCGGAGGGGGTGCGAAATCGGTTTGTGCCTGGCCAGAAACTGGCCGGTGCGCTGGGTGGCGATGCCCGCATCAAACTGCCGCAGTCGCTCACGCTTACGGCCACCATCAATCCCGACTTCGGGCAGGTGGAAGCCGACCCGGCGGTCGTGAATCTCAGTGCCTTCGAGGTGTTCTTCCAGGAGCGGCGTCCGTTCTTTCTCGAGAACGCCGACGGTTTTGGCTTTGGCACCACCCGAACCATCAACGACAACGACCCGCCGCGCTTTTTCTACAGCCGCCGGGTTGGTCGCGCTCCGCAGCGTCAGCCGGGTGGTGACAGTGTGGAGGCGGTTCGTATCACGACCCAGACACCCATTGTTGGCGCCGTCAAACTGTCAGGCACCACGCCGTCGGGGTGGCAAGTGGGGGTGCTCAACGCCGTCACCGCCCACGAGCACGCGGACGTGCTGCGCCGGAACGGTCAGGTCGTGCGCGAGGCCGTGGAGCCCCGCTCCAACTATCACGTGTCACGCGTGCGTCGCCTGTTGCGCGGCGGCAATACCGGCGTGGGCGGCTTCCTCTCCGATACCCGACGGTCGCTCGGCGATTCCGTGCTCGCCATACGGCTCCCGACATCGGCTACCGTTGGGGGCGTGGACTGGGAGCACGCGTGGAACAACCGCATGTACGCCGTGAGCGGTGTCTGGTCGGGGAGCAGCGTGACCGGCTCACGCGAAGTCGTGCAACGGCTGCAGACGGCCAACTACCGGGCCTTTCAGCGCCCGGATGCGGACCACGTGGAATTTGATCCTACCCGCACACGACTGACCGGACACTTCGGCGCGCTGTCCGTCGCAAAGCTGGCGGGACAGCGGGTGTTGGGCAGCCTCACCTACGAAGAGACCAGCCCGGGCTTTGAGGTCAACGACCTTGGCTTTCAGGTCCGCTCCGACGTGCGCTCGCTGTCGTCGGCGCTGCGCTATCGCAATCCGTTTCAGAACCGCTGGTCACGCGAGTGGGGCGCCAGTGTCTTTCAAACACTCGGCCAGAACTTTGACGGCGAACGCATTGAAACCCGCACGAGTGTGCTGGCTGATGCCACGTTCCTCAACTTCTGGTCGGCGTCGTACCGCTTGTCGTATTCGCCGGAAACCTTCAACGACCGATTGCTGCGTGGGGGCCCTCTCGCGTTGCGCCCCACGCAAACGCTGCATTCGCTTCAGGTAGAGAGTGATGGCCGCCGCACGCTGATTCTGTCGGCCAATGTGCAACAGACCAGCGATCCGACCGGTCGGTTGACGCAGAGCGCGTCGGTGGAACTGGATTGGCGTCCACTGCCGCAGGCGCGCATTCGTGTAGGCCCCTCGCTCGAAAGCGGCCGCACTACCGATCAATACGTGCAGGCGGTGTCTGACACGCTGGCCCGTACCACGTTTGGCCGCCGGTATGTGTTTGCCAACGTGCAGCAGCGCGAAGCGCGCCTCAACACGCGCGTGGACTGGACCTTCTCGCCCTGGCTCTCGCTGCAGCTGTTCCTGCAGCCTTTTGCGTCGTCGGGGGAGTTCTCCCGCTACAAGGAGTTCACGACGCCGCGTGAGTTTGCGTTTGCCGAGTACGGACGCGACCGGGGACGCTTTTTGCCCACCACAGGGAGCGGGATCGCGATTGATCCCGATAGCGACGGGCCGGCGCGGCCCTTTGTGGTTCCCATGCAGGATTTCACGGTGCGGGCGCTGCGCGGGAACGCCGTGGTGCGCTGGGAATACCGCCCCGGAAGTTCGCTCTTCTTTGTGTGGACGCAGCAGCGCGAGGCGGAGCTGGAAGCGGCCAACTTTGATATCGCCAATCAGGTGGGCCGCGCCTTTGCCGACCCCGGCCGTCACGTCTTTCTGATCAAGTACTCGCGATGGATTGGGCGGTAG
- a CDS encoding DUF1592 domain-containing protein, translating into MKVLLAWSGLTASVTMISSLLTSDPLPPTRERAASATPARGPAAATHPVLSRSITPTRAPAKFGARGMAIAALDSTVQRYCGQCHNPTMRRGNLNLRGYSIAKATGSDATEKMIRKLRAEMMPPPGSRRPTGDTLLALVETLEQTMDAVPTNPGTRSFQRLNRAEYERVLRDLVGLDVDAGDWLPLDTKSANFDNISDVQVLSPTLLEGYLNAAAAVSRMAVGDTKTGVQQVLYKTSPFASQHPWDHVEGTPYGTRGGLVIKHSFPADGEYQIRVNVGGGIGRPNEDVDVSIDGERVALLRYDRGINRNSESADLPLGADYLTTEPLAIKGGQRTVTVAFARNSEGPYEDLIKPHEWSRASQGNGAPGTTEPAYLMDVLIAGPTKVTGLSDSRSRRAIFTCAPKAAAAQRVCAQSILERLASRAYRRPLTANDRRSLMSFYDKGAAVGGTEGFEEGVRLGMQAMLASPHFIFRFERTPAGVAEGTDFRIDDNELATRLSFFLWSTIPDERLLTLAKTRRLSQPAVFNAEVRRMLADPRAEALSTRFAAQWLRLQDLDKVKPDAFLFPDFDSQLGAAMQKETELFFEDLTRRDRSVLTAFTADSTFVNERLARHYGIPNVSGSHFRKVAYADDQRRGILGHGSVLVQTSLGNRTSPVLRGKWVMEVLLGAPPPPPPPNVPDLEQTVGAKDGKQLTTRERMEMHRANPTCKSCHNFMDPIGLALDNFDVTGKLRFRENGAQLDTRGNLYDGTAITTTADLTKALLKRPLPLMRNFTENLMAYALGRRVEDYDMPTVRAIVRDAGKQNYRMSAFVMGVVNSKAFQTKRVEPVSADANQN; encoded by the coding sequence ATGAAGGTTCTGCTCGCATGGTCGGGACTGACGGCATCGGTAACGATGATCTCATCGTTGCTGACGTCCGATCCGTTGCCGCCAACTCGTGAACGCGCTGCCTCCGCCACGCCCGCGCGTGGTCCGGCGGCCGCAACGCATCCGGTACTCTCCCGGTCCATTACGCCGACCCGCGCGCCGGCCAAGTTTGGCGCCCGCGGCATGGCCATCGCTGCCCTCGACAGCACGGTACAGCGCTATTGTGGCCAGTGCCACAATCCCACCATGCGTCGGGGCAATCTCAATCTCCGCGGCTACAGCATTGCCAAGGCCACTGGGAGCGATGCCACCGAAAAGATGATCCGTAAGCTGCGCGCCGAGATGATGCCGCCGCCGGGGTCCAGGCGCCCCACTGGCGACACCCTGCTCGCGCTCGTGGAAACGCTGGAACAGACCATGGACGCCGTGCCCACCAACCCGGGAACGCGCTCCTTCCAGCGGCTCAATCGCGCCGAGTATGAGCGCGTGTTGCGTGATCTGGTCGGCCTCGATGTCGACGCCGGCGACTGGCTGCCGCTCGACACCAAGAGTGCCAACTTCGATAACATCTCCGATGTGCAGGTGCTGTCGCCCACGCTGCTGGAGGGCTACCTCAACGCCGCCGCCGCCGTGAGCCGCATGGCCGTTGGCGATACGAAGACGGGGGTGCAGCAGGTGCTGTACAAGACTTCGCCCTTCGCGTCGCAGCACCCGTGGGACCACGTGGAAGGCACGCCGTACGGCACGCGCGGCGGCCTTGTCATCAAGCACTCGTTCCCGGCTGATGGCGAATACCAGATCCGCGTGAACGTGGGTGGCGGCATTGGTCGCCCCAACGAAGACGTGGATGTCTCCATCGATGGCGAACGCGTGGCGCTGCTGCGCTACGACCGTGGCATCAATCGCAACAGCGAATCGGCCGACCTCCCGTTGGGCGCCGACTACCTGACCACTGAGCCGCTGGCCATCAAGGGCGGTCAGCGCACGGTCACCGTCGCCTTCGCCAGAAACTCCGAAGGGCCGTACGAAGATCTCATCAAGCCGCATGAGTGGTCGCGTGCCTCGCAGGGCAATGGCGCGCCCGGGACCACCGAGCCGGCCTACCTCATGGACGTGCTGATCGCGGGCCCCACCAAGGTGACCGGGCTCTCCGACTCCCGCAGCCGTCGCGCCATCTTCACCTGCGCCCCCAAGGCCGCTGCCGCGCAGCGCGTCTGCGCCCAAAGCATCCTGGAACGCCTCGCCAGCCGAGCCTATCGTCGCCCGCTTACGGCCAACGATCGCCGCTCGCTCATGAGCTTCTACGACAAGGGCGCCGCGGTTGGCGGAACGGAAGGCTTTGAGGAAGGGGTGCGCCTCGGCATGCAGGCCATGCTGGCCAGTCCGCACTTCATCTTCCGCTTCGAACGCACCCCCGCCGGTGTGGCGGAAGGCACCGACTTCCGCATCGATGACAACGAGCTGGCCACGCGCCTGTCGTTCTTCCTGTGGAGCACGATCCCCGACGAACGGCTGCTCACGCTCGCCAAGACGCGCCGCCTGTCGCAGCCGGCGGTGTTCAACGCCGAAGTGCGCCGCATGCTCGCCGACCCGCGTGCCGAAGCGCTGAGCACCCGTTTCGCCGCACAGTGGCTGCGCCTGCAGGATCTCGACAAGGTGAAGCCCGACGCGTTCCTCTTCCCCGACTTCGATTCGCAGCTCGGCGCCGCGATGCAGAAGGAAACGGAGCTGTTCTTCGAGGACCTCACCCGCCGCGACCGCAGCGTGCTCACGGCGTTCACCGCCGACTCCACGTTTGTAAACGAGCGGCTGGCGCGCCACTACGGCATTCCCAATGTGTCGGGCTCGCACTTCCGCAAAGTGGCCTACGCCGACGATCAGCGTCGTGGCATTTTGGGCCATGGCAGCGTGCTCGTGCAAACCTCCCTCGGCAATCGCACGAGCCCGGTGCTCCGTGGCAAGTGGGTCATGGAAGTGCTGCTGGGCGCGCCGCCGCCACCGCCGCCGCCCAACGTGCCGGACCTCGAGCAGACCGTGGGCGCCAAGGACGGCAAGCAGCTCACGACGCGTGAGCGTATGGAAATGCACCGGGCCAACCCCACGTGCAAATCCTGCCACAACTTCATGGATCCCATTGGCCTGGCGCTCGACAACTTCGACGTCACCGGCAAGCTGCGCTTCCGTGAGAACGGCGCCCAGCTGGATACGCGTGGCAATCTGTACGACGGCACGGCCATCACCACCACGGCCGACCTGACCAAGGCCCTGCTGAAGCGTCCGTTGCCACTCATGCGGAACTTCACGGAGAACCTCATGGCGTATGCTCTCGGCCGTCGCGTCGAGGACTACGACATGCCCACGGTGCGCGCCATTGTGCGCGACGCCGGCAAGCAGAACTACCGGATGTCCGCGTTCGTGATGGGTGTGGTGAACAGCAAGGCCTTCCAAACCAAGCGCGTCGAGCCGGTCTCGGCTGACGCGAATCAGAACTGA
- a CDS encoding 2-dehydropantoate 2-reductase, translating to MRIAVVGAGAVGGVFGARLATAGHEVTFLARGTTLEVLRTQGLQLESVHGNVHLSPTHATDDPAAIGVVDCVLVGVKATQVAAIAPSLRPLLGQHTAVIPLQNGVEASVQLAQALGPDHVLEGLCRVIAEQAGPGKIRHMAVTPLLEFGPRAGHPPAPAVAAALPAIADAINAAGMQALIPADMAVALWEKFLFIEPIGVVCAATGESFGPVRTIAETRALVDAALDEVIAVGQAVGVAWPADAKAVVWQRYDSLPPHERTSMARDLLAQRPSEFDAQTGAVVRLGQQYSVATPVHAVLHAVLLPRVIPAT from the coding sequence ATGCGCATAGCCGTGGTGGGTGCCGGTGCAGTGGGCGGCGTGTTTGGCGCCCGACTCGCCACGGCTGGTCACGAGGTCACGTTCCTCGCGCGCGGCACCACGTTGGAGGTGCTGCGCACGCAGGGGCTGCAGTTGGAGAGTGTGCACGGCAACGTGCACCTCTCTCCCACGCACGCCACCGATGATCCCGCCGCCATTGGTGTGGTGGATTGTGTGTTGGTGGGCGTGAAAGCCACGCAGGTGGCGGCCATTGCGCCGTCGCTGCGCCCCCTGCTTGGTCAGCACACGGCGGTTATCCCACTGCAGAACGGGGTGGAGGCCAGCGTACAACTGGCGCAGGCGCTGGGCCCCGACCATGTGCTGGAAGGGTTGTGCCGGGTGATTGCCGAACAGGCCGGCCCCGGGAAGATCCGCCACATGGCGGTCACGCCGCTGCTGGAGTTCGGACCGCGCGCCGGGCACCCGCCAGCCCCGGCCGTCGCGGCCGCCCTTCCCGCCATTGCTGACGCCATCAACGCGGCAGGGATGCAGGCGCTCATTCCCGCCGACATGGCGGTCGCGCTCTGGGAAAAATTCCTGTTCATTGAGCCCATTGGGGTTGTCTGCGCGGCCACGGGAGAGTCGTTCGGCCCCGTACGAACTATTGCGGAGACCCGCGCGCTGGTGGACGCCGCGCTTGACGAAGTCATTGCGGTGGGGCAAGCCGTCGGTGTCGCGTGGCCAGCCGATGCAAAAGCCGTGGTTTGGCAGCGATATGACAGTTTGCCACCGCACGAACGCACCAGCATGGCACGCGACCTCCTCGCGCAACGCCCCAGTGAGTTTGACGCCCAGACCGGCGCGGTAGTGCGGCTGGGACAGCAGTATAGCGTCGCCACGCCTGTGCATGCCGTGCTGCACGCGGTGTTGCTGCCACGGGTAATTCCCGCCACCTGA
- a CDS encoding ankyrin repeat domain-containing protein, whose protein sequence is MRTPLRIHLIAGVAGAASLALLSVPALAQGTRTDSKQPVRLSSVGAARPTNASPAIAEAARQGDLERVRTLLAQRNDVNIPLGDGMTALHWAAERGDAAMASALLKAGAKLTPTTRNGGYTPLHIAARGGNGAVVQSLLAAGADPKVLTTTGATALHLAAQAGDVASVNALVAKKADVNAPERNWGQTPLMFAASADRPAVIAALIKAGASTQLKSNKVDLTEELARQQAAARKRNEMLFSFLPEKVRDSALKAISKQEAEQAALRRQFGIGVEPVPGADTAKKAAPAAGAATGAVATAAAPASTVPVRPPAPKADSAKAPRIGLIAPPVASLTPKQIEEAILAGRAMYEKKDIDKTTETVVPRDTTNGFNANYEASVGSMGGMTALHHAVRQGNIAAAMALVDGGANINEMSASDSTTPLLHAAINGHFDLAMELVKRGADVKLASIHGLTPLYAAINTFWHPRSRYPQPQAVQLQKTTHYELMGALIKAGADVNVRMKKNIWFFGYSNCGNANCGLELLDGTSPFWRATYAVDLEAMKMLKKAGAVDTMPSFRPPQLGRRRAPTQGEGGGFKPDAWLDSASKAVPVGIGTYPIHAAAGVGYGNGFAGNAHRHAPDGWMPVMKYLVEELGHDVNKRDLNGYTPLHHAASRGDNEMIQYLVSKGADPKAVGRDFRTTVDLANGPVQRLRPFPETILLLEKLGARNNNRCVGC, encoded by the coding sequence ATGCGGACCCCGTTGCGGATTCATCTCATAGCCGGCGTGGCCGGAGCGGCCAGTCTGGCGCTCCTGTCGGTGCCGGCGCTGGCGCAGGGCACCCGGACTGACAGCAAGCAGCCGGTGCGACTTTCCTCGGTGGGCGCGGCACGGCCCACCAACGCGTCGCCGGCTATTGCCGAAGCGGCGCGTCAGGGCGATCTCGAACGCGTGCGCACGCTGCTGGCGCAGCGCAACGACGTGAACATTCCGCTGGGTGATGGGATGACGGCGTTGCACTGGGCGGCCGAGCGTGGTGATGCGGCCATGGCCAGTGCGCTGCTCAAGGCGGGGGCCAAGCTCACGCCCACGACGCGCAACGGCGGCTACACCCCGCTGCACATTGCGGCGCGCGGCGGCAACGGCGCCGTGGTGCAATCGCTGTTGGCGGCCGGGGCCGATCCCAAGGTGCTCACCACCACGGGCGCCACCGCGTTGCATCTGGCGGCGCAGGCCGGCGATGTGGCTTCGGTCAATGCCCTGGTGGCCAAGAAGGCGGACGTGAACGCCCCGGAACGCAACTGGGGGCAGACGCCGCTCATGTTTGCGGCGTCGGCCGATCGCCCCGCGGTGATTGCCGCGCTCATCAAGGCGGGCGCCAGCACGCAGCTCAAGTCCAACAAGGTCGATCTCACCGAAGAACTGGCACGGCAGCAGGCGGCCGCCCGCAAGCGGAACGAAATGCTGTTCTCGTTCCTGCCGGAGAAGGTGCGCGACTCCGCGCTCAAGGCCATCTCCAAGCAGGAAGCGGAGCAGGCCGCGTTGCGTCGGCAGTTTGGCATTGGCGTTGAGCCGGTGCCGGGTGCGGATACGGCCAAAAAGGCGGCGCCGGCAGCCGGTGCTGCGACTGGTGCTGTTGCAACGGCGGCGGCGCCGGCATCGACCGTACCGGTACGCCCGCCCGCGCCCAAAGCTGACAGCGCCAAGGCCCCGCGCATCGGGCTCATTGCGCCGCCGGTGGCGTCGCTTACGCCCAAGCAGATTGAAGAAGCCATTCTGGCCGGGCGCGCGATGTACGAAAAGAAGGACATCGACAAGACCACCGAAACGGTGGTGCCGCGCGATACCACCAATGGCTTCAACGCCAACTACGAAGCGTCGGTGGGGAGCATGGGTGGCATGACCGCGTTGCATCACGCGGTGCGTCAGGGCAACATCGCGGCGGCCATGGCGCTGGTGGATGGGGGTGCCAACATCAATGAGATGTCGGCCAGCGACAGCACCACGCCGTTGCTCCACGCCGCCATCAATGGCCACTTCGATCTGGCCATGGAGCTGGTGAAGCGTGGGGCCGATGTGAAGCTGGCCAGCATTCACGGTCTGACGCCGCTGTATGCCGCCATCAACACCTTCTGGCATCCGCGGTCACGGTATCCGCAGCCGCAGGCGGTGCAGCTGCAGAAGACGACGCACTACGAACTCATGGGCGCCCTCATCAAGGCCGGTGCCGATGTGAATGTGCGCATGAAGAAGAACATCTGGTTCTTTGGCTACAGCAACTGTGGCAACGCCAACTGCGGCCTGGAGCTGCTCGATGGCACGTCGCCGTTCTGGCGTGCGACGTACGCGGTCGATCTCGAGGCCATGAAGATGCTCAAGAAGGCCGGCGCCGTTGATACCATGCCGTCATTCCGTCCGCCGCAGCTGGGACGTCGCCGCGCCCCGACGCAGGGTGAAGGTGGCGGATTTAAGCCCGACGCGTGGCTCGACTCCGCGTCCAAGGCGGTTCCGGTGGGTATTGGCACGTATCCCATTCACGCCGCGGCCGGCGTGGGTTACGGCAACGGTTTCGCGGGTAATGCGCACCGGCATGCGCCCGACGGCTGGATGCCCGTAATGAAGTATCTGGTGGAAGAGCTGGGGCACGACGTGAACAAGCGCGACCTCAACGGCTACACGCCGTTGCATCATGCGGCCTCACGTGGCGACAACGAGATGATTCAGTATCTCGTAAGCAAGGGCGCTGACCCCAAGGCCGTTGGTCGCGACTTCCGCACCACCGTGGACCTGGCCAACGGGCCGGTGCAGCGTCTGCGCCCGTTCCCGGAGACGATCTTGTTGCTCGAGAAGCTCGGGGCCCGCAACAACAACCGGTGCGTCGGCTGCTGA
- a CDS encoding DUF1552 domain-containing protein, translated as MQFLTQKTLERRSFLKGLSATVALPYLDAMEPARRFLAGSGAAAAAAGHQRLVCIESVHGAAGSNSWGASKYLWAPEGVGRQFEFSADSALAPLNDWRKHLTIVSNTDVRMAEAFDAPEIGGDHFRSSAVFLTQSHPKQTQGSDLFVGTSFDQIVARKIGQDTPIPSMQLCIENLDQAGGCTYNYSCAYTDTISWASPNDPLPMIRNPRAAFDLLFGAGSTNADRSSRRKDNGSILDWVVDEMSALKRTLGPTDRRRVDQYLENVRELERRIQKVEAKNQSGDERLLPEAPVGVPDSFEEHVKLMFDIQVLAFQSDMTRVFSFKTGRDASSRTFPESGTNKGFHPASHHGGRESAILEFNMINKYHVSMLPYFLQRLKDTKEGDSNLLDNTTIVYGSPMADGNVHNHRRCPLILLGGENGMLPTNTHLKAPDGTPMADVFLSLLHKYNVDAPSFGDSVAPFALYTNA; from the coding sequence ATGCAATTTTTGACGCAGAAGACGTTGGAACGCCGGTCGTTCCTGAAGGGGTTGAGTGCGACGGTCGCCCTGCCGTATCTCGACGCCATGGAACCCGCGCGTCGCTTCCTTGCCGGGAGCGGTGCCGCCGCCGCGGCCGCTGGCCATCAGCGGCTGGTGTGCATTGAGTCGGTGCACGGCGCGGCCGGCAGCAACAGCTGGGGTGCCTCGAAGTACCTCTGGGCGCCGGAAGGGGTGGGGCGTCAGTTTGAGTTCTCCGCCGACAGCGCGCTCGCGCCACTGAACGACTGGCGCAAGCATCTCACGATTGTCAGCAACACCGACGTGCGCATGGCCGAGGCGTTTGATGCGCCCGAAATCGGCGGCGATCACTTCCGCAGCAGCGCGGTGTTCCTCACGCAGTCGCACCCCAAGCAGACGCAGGGGTCCGACCTGTTTGTGGGCACCAGCTTCGATCAGATCGTGGCGCGCAAGATCGGGCAGGACACGCCCATCCCCTCCATGCAGCTGTGCATCGAGAATCTCGATCAGGCCGGCGGTTGCACGTACAACTACTCGTGCGCCTACACCGACACGATCAGCTGGGCGTCGCCGAACGATCCGCTGCCCATGATTCGCAATCCGCGCGCCGCCTTCGATCTGTTGTTCGGCGCCGGGTCCACCAACGCCGACCGTTCGTCGCGCCGGAAGGACAACGGCAGCATTCTCGACTGGGTGGTGGACGAAATGAGCGCGCTCAAGCGCACGCTCGGCCCTACCGACCGTCGTCGCGTGGATCAGTATCTCGAAAACGTGCGCGAACTCGAGCGTCGTATTCAGAAGGTGGAAGCGAAGAACCAGAGCGGCGACGAGCGGCTGTTGCCGGAAGCGCCGGTGGGCGTGCCCGACTCGTTCGAAGAGCACGTCAAGCTCATGTTTGACATTCAGGTGCTGGCATTCCAGAGCGACATGACGCGTGTCTTCTCCTTCAAGACCGGTCGTGATGCGTCGAGCCGCACGTTCCCCGAGAGCGGTACGAACAAGGGCTTCCACCCGGCGTCGCACCATGGCGGACGCGAGTCGGCGATCCTCGAGTTCAACATGATCAACAAGTACCACGTCTCCATGCTGCCGTACTTCCTGCAGCGGCTCAAGGACACGAAGGAAGGCGACAGCAACCTGCTCGACAACACGACGATTGTGTACGGGTCGCCCATGGCCGACGGCAACGTGCACAACCATCGTCGCTGCCCGCTCATTCTGCTGGGCGGTGAGAACGGCATGCTTCCCACGAACACGCACCTCAAGGCGCCCGACGGTACGCCCATGGCCGACGTGTTCCTGTCGCTGCTGCACAAGTACAATGTGGACGCGCCGAGCTTCGGCGACAGCGTGGCTCCATTCGCGCTTTACACCAACGCCTGA
- a CDS encoding creatininase family protein, translated as MSPMFTSSLRRALVAAGALTVMTSALAAQQQRPPRDPRNMGGGNCPDNPYNCKDAANPLPAPNTVWLEEMTWMDIRDAIKAGKKTVIIPTGGMEPNGPWLVTGKHNYVLHTNCEAIARKMGNALCAPIVKFVPEGSYDPPSGHMTSPGTISMREETFRMLLTDITGSLKAHGFETIIYIGDSGGNQGGQRAVADSLTALWKGAPIVAHVQEYYDYASVAKHMEAKGVKQTKADGLHDDAEISLNMFIDDPKSIRYDERVKAGLATINGVSLTNRKQITEWAKEVVAFRAQVTVDAINKAVANKGTLPAPPRRPGN; from the coding sequence ATGTCTCCGATGTTCACCTCCAGTCTTCGCCGCGCCCTCGTGGCGGCGGGTGCACTCACCGTCATGACCAGCGCGCTCGCCGCGCAGCAGCAGCGCCCGCCGCGCGATCCGCGCAACATGGGCGGCGGCAACTGCCCCGATAATCCATACAACTGCAAGGACGCCGCCAATCCGCTCCCGGCGCCCAACACGGTGTGGCTGGAAGAAATGACGTGGATGGATATCCGTGACGCCATCAAGGCGGGCAAGAAGACGGTGATCATCCCCACCGGTGGCATGGAGCCCAACGGTCCCTGGCTGGTGACGGGCAAGCACAATTACGTGCTGCACACCAACTGCGAAGCGATTGCCCGCAAAATGGGCAACGCGCTCTGCGCACCCATTGTGAAGTTCGTCCCCGAAGGCAGTTATGACCCGCCCAGCGGCCACATGACATCGCCTGGCACGATCAGCATGCGCGAAGAAACGTTCCGCATGCTGCTCACCGACATCACCGGCAGCCTCAAGGCACACGGCTTCGAGACCATCATCTACATTGGCGATAGCGGCGGGAATCAGGGCGGTCAGCGTGCCGTCGCTGATTCGCTCACGGCGCTCTGGAAGGGGGCGCCCATCGTGGCCCACGTACAGGAGTACTACGACTACGCCAGCGTGGCCAAGCACATGGAAGCGAAGGGCGTGAAGCAGACCAAAGCCGACGGACTGCACGACGATGCCGAAATCTCGCTGAACATGTTCATCGACGATCCCAAGAGCATTCGCTACGATGAGCGCGTGAAGGCCGGCCTGGCCACCATCAACGGCGTGTCGCTGACCAACCGCAAGCAGATCACCGAGTGGGCCAAGGAAGTGGTGGCGTTCCGGGCGCAGGTCACGGTTGACGCCATCAACAAGGCCGTGGCCAACAAGGGCACGCTCCCCGCGCCGCCACGTCGTCCGGGAAACTGA